The Maylandia zebra isolate NMK-2024a linkage group LG14, Mzebra_GT3a, whole genome shotgun sequence genome includes the window acggatgaatcatggttcacattgttcagggcagatggcagctgagaatgtcccagttcttgcatggccggcatactcaccggacatgtcacccattgagcatgttcgggatgtgcttgaccggcgtatacgacagcgtgtaccagttcccacgaatatccaacaacctcgcacagccattgaagtggagtggaccaacattccacaggccacaattgacaatctgatagactccatgcgacgatgtgttgcactgcatgaggcaaatggtggtcacaccagatactgaccggttctgggtccccagacccccaatagcgcaaaaaactgcacattccagggtggccttttgttgtgggcagtctgaggtacacctgtgcactactcatgatgtcagatcagcatcctgatgtggcacacctgtgaggtgggatggattatctcaatatagcagatgtgcccactaccacacatttggactgatttgtgaccactgtttgggagggatggttatattgtgtatctggaatgaattttaggtctctacgtccatcccatggggaatgggagcagtaacaaaggtgttgcgtttatatttttgctgAGTATATATTCTTTTATCTGGATCCTGCCAAACATCCAGTGCTGTTCTGCTACAGTAACAGTCAAAGGTTTGTGCACACCCATCAGGATAAAGCTGGTGCTGGTAGGGTACTACATTCCCCTTTTTCATGAGAAAATGTTGATCAGCCATGTTTAATTGGCATCATGGGAAAGAATCAGTCTTGACTTGTGTAAATACCTTAAAGTTTCAGCAAACTCAGAAACCAGCACGCTCAGCACCTTGCTCACACCTGTAACACAACAAGAAAGCAAGTCCATGTTAGGCGTGCTGCAGATGTCTTTGCTTAGCTGTCATTTCACCATTTTTTCAGTATGTTTTTAATGTGGATACGTATATAAATACAAGCAGGTATCGTTGCAGAAATTTAAAATCAGGCTGCATGACTAATGGAACAATTGCACTAAGACACGTATCTGCTGACATCATTTCAGAGCAGCAAAAAGATGCGAGCTGTTCTCATTTAATATCGAGTCTTACCACTTCCACTGAAAGGTCAATAAATTATATCCTGTTTTTTAACACAATCACATCCTGTTTATGAAGCAGCCTCACTCTAATTTCCTGTGACGTCATGCTGCCAGCcagaggaaaggaaaaaaaaaaaaaagaaaaaaaagtagtgtgtttgcttttgtttccaCTAAAGTAACCAACCATACACAACACTACACCGTTCACACTTTTGCATAACTGGCATACCTGCAGCTATAGTCTCAAATGGATTGGCTGACTCCAAAGAGGGggccttctttttctttttctgtggagACGTCTCTTCGTTTACATTTGCACATTCCATCTGTtgcaatgaggaaaaaaaaaactgatgacACCAAAATGTTTTCATGCATTCAAACATCAACCTAGCAGAGTTTCTCCTGCTCTGGAGAGTGACTATGTACACAAGTAGgtctgggccatatcataccgttcatggtaatactggtataatgttaggcaacgataagaaaatgaaatattgcgatagaatatgggtaaatgCGCGTGctcagtgcctttgttttcatacgcacatggccgaaaaCGCATGGCAGCGACGGAGCATTAGTAGGgggaaagcggatcgttgaatgaaacggatgaactggaactggtttggctttcgtccATCAGatgcacaacaaagcacatttttggtagcgcatgcaagccagccgtcgttattaccgtgtttttcgGACTATAAGGCACTCTTAAAATCCTTTACTTTCctcaaaaatcaacagtgcgccttatggtccaaaaatatgtatttgactttttttatttggcacactgcagtttgATGTTGCAAAGCAGCTCTTTTTAACTtgtgtggatattatacatggttatgctcaggatatgtcagcccatttccactggaaatgccttttggttaaactgtcagcgaggaatttgcatttgcactgttacatcagctgcttgtttaagtgaaaatacattgatggggtgtTTGCACTAAGTTGTGAaattgtaaagtattttgtttgCATTAATTATCTTGTCAGCTATATCGTTATTGcgaattttcaaatatatatcgtgataaatatatTGTCCTGCCTTATACACAAGCACAATTTGTCCGCAGTGAAATGTTTTAAGGAAGAATAACACTCCCAATCTACAAATCATTTTTCACACATACACCTCAGCCCTGAACTTTTCTAGATCCACATCTCTCCATGTAATGGAGCATGATCCTGCCAGCAGAGGCTCCATGAGGTCCAACACCATGAATGTGAGAAATGTGCAGTGAATAGGTGATGATCATGTGACCTGCCTCCCTCACCAAAAGCAGAGTGTTTCCAGTCTCAAAGGCTACTCTGGACAATGACTCTCCTGCCACTGTAAGGAGTTCATGTGGGAAAACAGCCTGAGATGAACAATCTTACTGACACTACtgcatcaaaattacacatacAGAATATTAAGAACGGCCTAATGAACGACTGTCTTCACACAGATCCCAGCACAGCTACTATTTTTAGACTGCTACCGTGAAGCTTGTTGATTTCACGACGGTCCTTCATTGTGCAACATCACCTCTGTTTTAAACTGGCCTGAACTTCACGTGAAGGGTTTGTTTCCCGGTTTGAGACAGTCATCGAGCCTCAAGGACCTGAGGGAGGAAATTCAAAGGCAACACCAGAACAGTAGCGCGTGCCACAGTGGCATCGTCGTGCAGGAACCATCTCAACCACTCTTCAGATTTGCTTCCTTTTCACTCTGTCCACGTACCAGAAATGAGAGTCcttttaaaatgtcattaaCGTAACACACTCCgtgtgaatgaggaaaagaCTGATCACACTGAAATATTTAATGCTTCCAAACATCAAAGCAGGCTTTCTCCAGGCTCAAATGGGCCTCTGGAGACTGACTGTATCCACGATCGGGCCGTACTGAAACCAAAACTATCTCCTAAAGGAGACACAGCATGCATTGTAGAGGCACAAGATAATACCTTCAAAGGAGTGGATCTAAAAACACACTGAAAGGAAGAGCAGCCAAATTGGATGTCAAACCTTCCACTAGAAAGAATTACATGCATAtcaagagacaaaaacaaagatttcGGGACCCTTTTTGAAAGATGTGGCTCTAATAACGAGTCAGTCTAATAACTGATTCATGTTACTCATGCACCGGTGGGTCTGCTATCATTTTTGAATggacacaaatattaaaaattcTCTGGATttccattttttaaagaaacaagtTTTGGGTGCTATTGGACAGCCATCCTCACCTCCTGAGAGCTCGTCTGTCTCAGCCCgttgttgttgttcaccatcatgTTTAGTGCTGCTGGCATCAGTTTTCCTGCCGTTGCTCCTGCGTCCTCCATTGTGAGACAACAGAACTGCAAATggaagactttaaaaaaaaaccaaaaaaaaaaaaaaaacactcagctTTGTCAGCATCAATGTTAGAGTGTAGTTTGAATTAATGTGGGTTTgtgttttaatacataaaaatgataaatCAGCTACACCATAATAGAATCAGCCAATTAAAATATTGtccaataaaatgaaataaactccCAGCTTACTTATATATTAAGATTTATGCATTTCTTTTAATTGAAATTTACACAGAAAACTACTAATTAAACCCAGTTCAGCATGTTACTGATACTGCATCCCACGATGAAAAACAATGGTATCTTTCTTAGTGTTAAAATACCACTGTCTGTTTAAAAGGTGACCTTTGCAAATGCTGCTTTTGGCTAACAATTCATGAGTCTGAGACCAACACAGCATGTCGAGCACAATGTAGTCCGTCTGTTTGCTTCCTCTGTACTGTGACGAGGACATCCTGAACCTTCTGCTCATATTTGTGTTGGTTTAAATAACACATGACACTATGTGTCTATACTATATTATGTCTGCACGGTTTTTAAAATATGAGATCGTTAGCTTCAGCTTAGTAAGATTCAGAAATGTACAATAATGTTAACCCTTTCTAATCAAAACTTTCATTCAGCATCCATTATGGTGGACGGCAGGACTTCCTAACTCCCGTTTCCAACCCATTTTCATGCTTGAGGAAGCAGACGGCTGAGAAACGCAGAGAGGATTTGACTCAGATTTGTAAAAGGGGAGTCGGACTTATAGTGTGCAGGGAATGAGGTGGAGGCAGCCATgattttttaaactatttactCTGTTGATTTATAGAATTTATATTTGCTAGAAGTGCAATACTGTACCTTTCTTTACTTTAAAGAGTCAATTTCAACTCTGCTGAAATTGGGTTGAAAGACTTTCtaacacaaacaggaaaacaggAGAAAC containing:
- the tex12 gene encoding uncharacterized protein tex12, whose translation is MEDAGATAGKLMPAALNMMVNNNNGLRQTSSQEMECANVNEETSPQKKKKKAPSLESANPFETIAAGVSKVLSVLVSEFAETLRERAAADTSQMKELEAILAEARDLEGHLKEKKKQLKKTLALISDKLEG